One Polyangia bacterium genomic window carries:
- a CDS encoding protein kinase, producing the protein MVTPSGHAALLSYLNEIKPGNILHGRYLIEEPLGSGGMGSVYAARHVKLGTRLAIKVLLPELLSDADSIGRFGREARAAAKITDENVVRILDVGQLDSGAPYMVMEFLEGQDGAHYLKEHGHLSIEHVIDVMLQSCAALTAAHAMNIIHRDIKPSNLFFVPRPASRPLVKMLDFGVSKIVSKGNQEPSSQVTKAGSILGSPGYVPPEQWFITNSADKRSDIWALGVLFYEFLTGRVPFEAPSLPLLATKIAYETPTPPRQVRDDIPVDVETVVLRCLEKSPENRFQDVAAMATALRSCQQSHQGLNGSGNDQPMRTGIATSDRRSGSLPPSIRTAAAALLAILLIIGVGSFFYRRGPVAAQRAETIVSGPAPQTPVRVVPVAPGGAVSPAPPSALSIATEPPSPAALVAGPKVTPAEQHPARATGGHARLASQARRRGGAAADPNDPRCKPPYYINAQGSRLFKVECL; encoded by the coding sequence ATGGTGACCCCTTCCGGCCACGCCGCGCTCCTCTCGTATCTCAATGAGATAAAGCCGGGGAACATCCTTCACGGTCGGTACCTCATCGAAGAGCCTCTCGGATCAGGCGGGATGGGCAGCGTCTATGCCGCGCGCCACGTGAAGCTGGGCACGCGACTGGCGATCAAGGTGCTGCTTCCCGAGTTGCTCAGCGACGCCGATTCGATCGGGCGATTCGGACGAGAGGCCAGAGCGGCAGCGAAAATCACCGATGAAAACGTGGTGCGCATTCTTGACGTTGGGCAACTGGACAGTGGCGCTCCCTACATGGTCATGGAGTTCCTGGAGGGACAGGACGGGGCCCACTATCTAAAGGAACACGGCCACCTTTCGATCGAGCACGTTATTGATGTGATGCTGCAATCGTGCGCGGCGCTTACCGCTGCCCATGCCATGAACATCATCCATCGGGACATCAAACCGTCGAATCTGTTCTTCGTGCCCCGCCCCGCCAGCCGACCGTTGGTCAAGATGCTGGACTTTGGGGTGTCAAAGATTGTCTCCAAAGGCAATCAAGAGCCTTCGTCTCAAGTCACCAAGGCCGGCTCGATTTTGGGATCACCCGGATACGTCCCGCCGGAGCAATGGTTCATCACCAATAGCGCCGACAAACGATCGGACATCTGGGCGCTTGGGGTTCTCTTTTACGAATTTCTGACCGGACGGGTGCCATTCGAGGCACCGAGCCTCCCGCTGCTGGCGACAAAAATCGCCTATGAGACGCCCACCCCGCCGCGCCAGGTGCGCGACGACATCCCTGTCGACGTCGAGACAGTCGTGTTGCGCTGCCTGGAAAAGAGCCCGGAGAATCGATTCCAGGACGTCGCGGCCATGGCCACCGCGCTGCGATCGTGCCAGCAGAGTCACCAGGGCCTCAACGGTTCTGGCAACGATCAACCGATGCGGACGGGCATTGCGACCAGTGATCGCCGCAGCGGGTCGCTCCCGCCTTCGATTCGAACGGCCGCGGCGGCGCTGCTGGCCATTCTGTTGATCATTGGAGTCGGCTCGTTCTTCTACCGGCGTGGTCCAGTGGCGGCGCAACGAGCCGAGACTATCGTGAGCGGGCCGGCGCCCCAGACACCGGTGCGCGTCGTACCCGTTGCGCCGGGTGGGGCAGTTTCCCCCGCGCCGCCGAGCGCGTTGAGCATCGCGACTGAACCGCCGTCCCCTGCTGCGCTGGTTGCGGGGCCGAAAGTAACGCCCGCTGAGCAGCATCCGGCGCGCGCAACGGGCGGACACGCCCGCCTGGCCAGCCAGGCCCGGCGACGGGGCGGAGCGGCCGCAGACCCGAACGACCCGCGCTGTAAACCTCCCTATTACATCAACGCCCAAGGATCGCGTCTCTTCAAGGTCGAGTGCCTTTGA
- a CDS encoding laminin G domain-containing protein, which produces MIRRRAAIVSVRFAIAALIAAMGTFGTGCAQVVGFTDITAADGSIEDATGEDTASDGGFSNDTVGNDASVNDSGIDNGFVNADAGVDADRASDGSSTDSVIDGSPSDIQNGPDASSCSGGLSNVHTGDFLISFTMQTDQPDNFIGLVDQRTICVNGLFWDAWLVDQHVRLELSESTDQSRYASLVSKSAPLNDNNPHDVVITRTNGVVTIVVDGALAGSQTMDQNLGSLPPLLIGNGRCPGVVAISPAITNACVRPN; this is translated from the coding sequence ATGATCCGGCGGCGGGCGGCGATCGTCTCGGTGCGATTTGCCATCGCGGCGTTGATCGCGGCGATGGGCACGTTCGGAACCGGATGCGCCCAGGTGGTGGGCTTCACCGACATCACTGCGGCCGACGGATCGATCGAAGACGCCACCGGCGAAGACACCGCCAGCGACGGCGGCTTTTCGAACGACACCGTCGGCAACGACGCCTCCGTGAACGACAGCGGCATCGACAACGGCTTTGTGAACGCCGACGCCGGCGTCGATGCAGACAGAGCCAGCGATGGCTCTTCCACGGACAGCGTCATCGATGGTTCTCCCAGCGATATCCAGAATGGCCCGGACGCCTCCTCGTGTTCCGGTGGCCTGTCCAACGTCCACACCGGTGATTTCCTGATCTCGTTCACGATGCAGACCGACCAGCCGGACAATTTCATCGGGCTTGTCGACCAACGAACCATCTGCGTGAACGGGCTGTTTTGGGACGCCTGGCTGGTCGATCAACACGTTCGTCTGGAACTCTCGGAGTCCACGGACCAGAGCCGGTACGCCTCCCTCGTGAGCAAAAGCGCCCCGCTGAACGACAACAATCCCCACGACGTGGTCATCACCCGCACCAACGGTGTGGTGACAATCGTGGTCGACGGCGCGCTGGCGGGTTCTCAAACAATGGACCAAAACCTGGGTTCGTTGCCCCCGTTGCTCATTGGCAACGGCAGGTGCCCCGGGGTGGTCGCCATCAGCCCAGCCATCACGAACGCCTGCGTTCGGCCGAACTGA
- a CDS encoding GDSL-type esterase/lipase family protein: MRRAGLFFGGFLLTCVPLVLMVGVGCSSGGGAQTGTGGTSAGSGGDTGPVGTGGQGGAGPTGTGGGSGGMAVIDGGGSGGASDGTDAPVADTSTDAPDSGDASGASTWTGTWAAAPDGTCGASVGQTLRTIVHTSIGGNAARVRVSNARGNGPLHISNVHLAQRTTGSSIDVATDKALTFAGQPDVTVAAGMFALSDGADFVVKPLSDVAISFFVMASSGGTCQQNPFQTNYAATGNMVSAPTLNGGGGYIYVLGLDVQNPAAEGAVVALGASITTGFRAPGDTNQRWPNLLATKLASANRVIGVLNEGISGEGTSNALARFNRDVLGQTNVKWVIFSDDPINDLGGSTPANDEGQMKMMMMMAHAKGVKFLCSTLTPYLPVEPKRAMVVDFIKSADSGCDGIIDQETATRDPAKQPATWLAKFNSGDSLHPNAAGMQAIADIIDLTVFK, translated from the coding sequence ATGCGACGTGCTGGCCTTTTCTTCGGTGGATTCCTTTTGACCTGCGTGCCGCTGGTCTTGATGGTGGGCGTCGGTTGCTCCAGCGGCGGCGGCGCCCAGACCGGCACCGGCGGCACCTCGGCGGGCAGCGGCGGCGACACCGGCCCGGTGGGGACCGGCGGTCAGGGCGGCGCTGGCCCGACGGGGACGGGCGGCGGCTCGGGCGGCATGGCGGTCATCGACGGGGGCGGCAGCGGCGGGGCCTCCGACGGCACTGACGCACCGGTCGCCGACACCAGCACCGACGCGCCGGACAGCGGCGACGCCAGCGGCGCCAGCACCTGGACGGGAACGTGGGCGGCGGCGCCGGATGGGACGTGTGGCGCATCGGTCGGACAGACACTGCGCACGATCGTGCACACCAGCATCGGCGGCAACGCCGCGCGCGTTCGTGTCTCCAACGCGCGCGGCAACGGACCGCTGCACATCAGCAACGTGCACCTCGCGCAGCGGACCACCGGATCGTCGATCGATGTCGCCACCGACAAGGCGTTGACCTTTGCTGGCCAGCCCGATGTCACGGTCGCGGCGGGAATGTTCGCCCTCAGCGATGGGGCGGACTTCGTCGTCAAGCCGCTCTCCGACGTGGCGATCAGCTTCTTCGTCATGGCGAGCAGCGGCGGCACCTGCCAACAGAACCCCTTCCAGACCAATTACGCCGCCACCGGCAACATGGTGTCCGCCCCCACGCTGAACGGCGGCGGCGGCTATATCTATGTCCTCGGTCTGGACGTTCAGAATCCCGCGGCCGAAGGCGCGGTGGTCGCCCTGGGCGCCTCGATCACCACTGGCTTCCGCGCGCCGGGCGACACCAATCAGCGCTGGCCGAACCTCCTCGCCACCAAGTTGGCAAGCGCCAACCGCGTGATCGGCGTGCTGAACGAGGGCATCAGCGGCGAGGGCACGTCGAACGCGCTCGCCCGATTCAACCGCGACGTGCTGGGGCAGACCAACGTCAAATGGGTGATCTTCTCCGACGACCCAATCAACGACCTCGGTGGGTCGACCCCGGCGAACGATGAAGGCCAAATGAAGATGATGATGATGATGGCCCACGCCAAGGGGGTGAAGTTCCTGTGCTCGACGCTGACGCCGTACCTCCCGGTTGAACCCAAGCGCGCGATGGTCGTCGATTTCATCAAGAGCGCCGACAGCGGCTGTGATGGGATCATCGACCAGGAGACGGCGACCCGCGACCCCGCCAAGCAGCCGGCGACGTGGTTGGCGAAGTTCAATTCTGGCGACAGCCTGCACCCCAACGCCGCCGGCATGCAGGCCATCGCCGACATCATCGACCTGACGGTATTCAAGTAG
- a CDS encoding thioredoxin domain-containing protein, protein MGHFDGRHATLLSEPIGPHDHARGPAAAEVTLVEYGDFACPSCRSAYGVINDLVARTPDVRFVFRANPRSHLFPQAEPAAEAAEIAAAQGKFWEMHDRLFEGDADLSRPRLVALAREIGLDAAAFERELDAGSFRPAVAAQEISGWHSHVLATPTFFINGVRFDDSIDRLADAVARARRLLGPLQTVFRQARVRSTPAPRRQIITVGPHEIVADLPTEEGGGDAGPGPHDLLLSALGACTAMTVQWSAAKHHLPLEHVEVTLSQSRTPRGHLFRRVVTLVGDLDEIGAARLQQAAETCPVARTLTHGIEIETRVAVDRRLAAAT, encoded by the coding sequence ATGGGTCACTTCGACGGGCGGCATGCGACCTTGCTGTCAGAACCGATCGGCCCGCATGATCATGCGCGTGGCCCGGCGGCGGCCGAGGTCACGCTGGTCGAATACGGCGACTTTGCCTGTCCCAGTTGCCGGAGCGCCTACGGAGTCATCAACGATCTTGTGGCGCGCACGCCGGACGTCCGGTTCGTCTTTCGCGCCAATCCAAGAAGCCACCTCTTTCCCCAGGCCGAGCCCGCCGCCGAAGCGGCCGAGATCGCCGCGGCGCAAGGCAAGTTCTGGGAGATGCACGATCGTCTCTTCGAAGGCGACGCCGATCTGTCTCGCCCGCGCCTGGTCGCGCTGGCACGAGAGATTGGTCTCGACGCGGCTGCGTTCGAACGAGAGCTGGACGCGGGATCGTTTCGACCGGCGGTTGCCGCCCAGGAGATCTCCGGTTGGCACAGCCACGTCCTGGCGACGCCCACCTTCTTCATCAACGGGGTGCGGTTCGATGATTCCATCGACCGGTTGGCCGACGCCGTCGCGCGCGCCAGGCGGCTGCTGGGCCCGTTGCAAACCGTGTTTCGCCAGGCGCGCGTGCGCAGCACGCCGGCTCCGCGCCGGCAGATCATCACGGTGGGCCCGCACGAGATAGTGGCCGATCTGCCGACGGAAGAAGGCGGTGGCGATGCGGGGCCGGGACCACACGATCTGCTGCTCTCGGCCCTGGGCGCGTGTACGGCGATGACCGTGCAGTGGTCGGCCGCCAAGCATCACCTCCCGCTCGAGCACGTCGAGGTGACGCTGAGCCAGTCACGAACGCCGCGCGGTCACCTCTTTCGACGAGTGGTCACGCTGGTCGGCGACCTCGACGAGATCGGGGCCGCTCGCCTCCAGCAAGCGGCCGAGACCTGTCCCGTCGCCCGAACCCTGACCCATGGTATCGAGATCGAGACCCGTGTGGCGGTCGATCGCCGCCTCGCCGCCGCTACTTGA
- a CDS encoding DUF1566 domain-containing protein, producing the protein MPNPARSGLPNPTSYAVSASGNQVTDNVTGLVWQRTVDSGTFAWDEARQYCACLTIDGLAGWRLPSRIELASLADWSIANPSIDSTAFPDTPSDSFWTSSVMVEDRGLEWLVFFGSGFTSYADMTYAYRARCLRGPPSWPIAPSERYTIANGTVTDTATKLTWQQAVSTSLYTWADANTYCAGLALNGTGWRVPTIGEIQTIVDDSIGPSVDATVFPMTPSAYFWSSSVAVDDPSRAWTAFFANGSTYRMAMETPEAVRCVR; encoded by the coding sequence ATGCCGAACCCGGCCCGTAGCGGCCTGCCGAACCCGACCAGCTATGCGGTGAGCGCCAGCGGCAACCAGGTCACCGACAACGTCACCGGGTTGGTCTGGCAGCGGACGGTCGATTCGGGAACCTTTGCCTGGGACGAGGCCAGACAGTACTGCGCCTGCCTGACCATCGACGGCCTGGCTGGCTGGCGGCTGCCATCGCGCATCGAGCTCGCCTCGCTGGCCGACTGGTCCATCGCCAATCCGTCAATTGATTCGACCGCCTTTCCCGACACGCCCAGCGACAGCTTCTGGACGTCGTCGGTGATGGTCGAAGATCGGGGCCTGGAATGGCTGGTGTTTTTCGGGAGCGGCTTCACCAGCTACGCCGACATGACCTATGCGTACCGCGCCCGTTGCCTGCGCGGGCCGCCATCCTGGCCGATCGCGCCGTCAGAGCGTTACACCATCGCCAACGGCACCGTGACCGACACCGCGACCAAGCTGACCTGGCAGCAGGCGGTGTCGACGTCTTTGTACACGTGGGCCGACGCGAACACGTATTGCGCCGGCCTGGCGTTGAACGGCACCGGCTGGCGCGTCCCGACCATCGGCGAAATCCAGACCATCGTCGACGATTCGATCGGTCCCTCGGTCGACGCGACGGTGTTCCCGATGACCCCCAGCGCGTATTTCTGGTCGTCGTCGGTGGCCGTCGACGATCCGTCCCGCGCCTGGACCGCCTTCTTCGCCAACGGCAGCACCTACCGCATGGCGATGGAGACGCCCGAAGCTGTTCGCTGCGTTCGGTGA
- a CDS encoding DUF2061 domain-containing protein: protein MGVVLESRKRSMVKSLSWRILAGIITGCVAMVMTGQLEFAAKIGLADTSVKLLIYFLHERIWNKIPYGRATTPDYEV from the coding sequence ATGGGTGTGGTGCTGGAATCGCGCAAGCGCAGCATGGTCAAGTCGCTCTCCTGGCGCATTCTGGCCGGCATCATCACCGGCTGCGTGGCGATGGTCATGACCGGCCAGCTCGAGTTCGCCGCCAAGATTGGCCTCGCCGACACCTCGGTCAAGCTGCTGATCTATTTTTTGCACGAACGGATCTGGAACAAGATTCCGTACGGTCGCGCCACCACACCCGACTACGAAGTGTGA
- the cysK gene encoding cysteine synthase A, translating into MLFPDVVQSVGRTPLIELRRLDTAGARILVKMESRNPCGSVKDRVGAALVEDAERRGVLKPGAMLVEPTSGNTGIALAFVAAAKGYRLTLTMPERISQERVAFLRMLGATIVLTPGSLMKDAVLKAEEIIAATPGAVMLQQFRNPANAEIHRRTTAEEIWADTGGEVDGLVAGVGTGGTITGVGEVLKSRRPGCLAVAVEPAGAAVLSGRTAGSHHLPGLGAGFIPEILNRAIIDEVMAVTEEQAVRTQLQLASQEGLAAGMSSGAALFAALTLARRPGMAGKRLVVILPDGGERYAANAVFNEIARRLGPV; encoded by the coding sequence ATGCTTTTTCCAGACGTCGTGCAGTCGGTGGGGCGCACGCCGCTTATCGAGCTGCGGCGGCTGGACACGGCGGGTGCGCGCATCTTGGTGAAGATGGAGTCGCGCAACCCCTGCGGCAGCGTCAAGGATCGCGTGGGGGCAGCTTTGGTCGAGGACGCCGAACGGCGGGGCGTGCTGAAACCGGGAGCGATGCTGGTCGAACCGACCAGCGGCAACACCGGCATCGCGCTGGCGTTCGTGGCAGCGGCGAAGGGTTATCGCCTGACCCTGACCATGCCCGAGCGCATCTCGCAAGAGCGGGTGGCGTTCCTGCGCATGCTGGGGGCGACCATCGTGCTGACGCCCGGGTCGCTGATGAAGGACGCGGTGCTGAAGGCCGAGGAGATCATCGCTGCCACGCCGGGCGCGGTGATGCTGCAGCAGTTTCGCAACCCGGCCAACGCCGAGATCCACCGTCGCACCACCGCCGAGGAGATCTGGGCTGACACTGGCGGCGAGGTGGACGGGCTGGTGGCGGGCGTCGGCACGGGCGGCACCATCACCGGCGTGGGCGAGGTCCTGAAGTCGCGCCGGCCTGGATGCCTCGCCGTCGCCGTCGAGCCGGCCGGCGCCGCCGTGCTGTCCGGCCGCACCGCCGGCAGCCACCACTTGCCAGGCCTGGGCGCCGGTTTCATCCCCGAGATCTTGAACCGCGCCATCATCGACGAGGTCATGGCCGTCACCGAGGAGCAAGCGGTGCGCACGCAATTGCAGCTGGCCAGCCAGGAAGGTCTGGCGGCGGGCATGTCCAGCGGCGCGGCGCTGTTCGCGGCGCTGACCCTGGCGCGCCGGCCCGGGATGGCCGGTAAACGCCTGGTGGTCATCCTTCCCGACGGCGGCGAGCGCTATGCGGCGAACGCCGTGTTCAACGAAATCGCCCGACGCTTGGGACCAGTCTAA
- a CDS encoding DUF481 domain-containing protein, with the protein MNLSLTGTNSIRARVVAVAAIGLLSAGSARAQGNPTFTYGSPDAAPVPQTVEWKVQAKGGAIATTGNSTSGNATFGLGASRKEGNNKLALDGAIAYGRSTVWTAVPDANGAVIGLDGKATTTTNNWNSKGRYDRFFTLNNSAFISGLAAADKIAGKSFYGGGQIGYSRQVLKSPMHLVVAELGYDLSYERYVSQPNKTLDPVTIHSARVFVGETLKLSAVTGINASAEALFNLNKEGSAYKYNSASMPVQGVDALHDTRLIGKIGLTTTLVKSLSIGFSFAVKYDQNPAPRPLPPGTPDGEQYAPTFFPFADRVDTITEATLLYTFL; encoded by the coding sequence ATGAATTTATCGCTCACGGGCACGAATTCGATCAGGGCGCGCGTCGTCGCCGTCGCCGCCATCGGCCTGCTGTCGGCCGGATCGGCGCGGGCGCAAGGCAACCCGACCTTCACCTACGGAAGCCCAGACGCGGCCCCCGTCCCACAGACGGTCGAATGGAAAGTGCAAGCCAAGGGCGGCGCGATCGCCACCACCGGCAACTCGACCAGCGGCAACGCCACCTTCGGGTTGGGCGCCTCGCGGAAAGAGGGCAACAACAAGCTGGCCCTGGACGGCGCGATCGCCTATGGGCGGTCCACCGTCTGGACGGCGGTCCCCGACGCCAACGGCGCCGTGATCGGGCTGGACGGCAAGGCCACCACCACGACCAACAACTGGAACAGCAAAGGCCGCTATGACCGCTTCTTCACCTTGAACAACTCGGCATTCATCAGCGGCCTGGCGGCGGCTGACAAGATCGCCGGCAAGTCGTTTTATGGTGGCGGTCAGATCGGCTATAGCCGCCAGGTGCTGAAAAGCCCGATGCACCTGGTGGTCGCCGAGCTTGGCTATGATCTGTCGTACGAGCGCTATGTCTCGCAACCCAACAAGACGCTGGACCCGGTGACCATCCATTCGGCGCGAGTGTTCGTGGGCGAGACGCTGAAGCTCAGCGCGGTCACCGGCATCAACGCCAGCGCCGAGGCGCTGTTCAACCTGAACAAAGAAGGCAGCGCGTACAAATACAACAGCGCCAGCATGCCCGTGCAAGGCGTGGATGCCCTGCATGACACCCGCCTGATCGGCAAGATCGGGCTGACCACCACACTGGTGAAAAGCCTCAGCATCGGGTTCAGCTTTGCGGTGAAATACGATCAGAACCCCGCTCCGCGCCCCTTGCCGCCGGGAACGCCCGACGGCGAACAGTACGCGCCGACGTTCTTCCCCTTCGCCGATCGCGTCGACACCATCACCGAAGCGACGCTGCTCTACACGTTCCTCTAG
- a CDS encoding DUF1552 domain-containing protein: MAIGLPLLEAMRPSRARAADAAPKRFISWFTANGQMPAYWYPMGTETNFTLNTAHQPLLPYQSKLVLFNGVKNDAGKDPAYGGHQGSHAAMISGVPFVNPQSFGTMRPGGPSLDQLVADKIGGATKIKSVQTGVNPSGDGGDPLQIVSSWRGATELLPTIGKPSALFDYLFMNGAPAGTPQNTMAADNLRKRRQSILDMVAGRFTTMKARVGTDDKARLDQHMTSIREIEKQVTAVEPQVACMVPARPADSFNVLGSNLPAWSKVNLDMMVLAMACDITRVASFCWIAMGSGGETFSWLGHTNTHHNLAHANALKEMTEINTWFSTQLAYVMSSLDKYPDAAGGTMLDNTLILWWNELGNGSAHLASPAPFVLAGGAGGAIKMGRYLDYTAAPIQNAQILLTVYNVLTGSNASDLGSAKYCPGPAPRL; the protein is encoded by the coding sequence GTGGCCATCGGCCTGCCGTTGCTCGAGGCAATGCGCCCGAGCCGCGCCCGGGCCGCGGACGCCGCTCCAAAGCGGTTCATCTCGTGGTTCACCGCCAACGGCCAGATGCCGGCCTATTGGTATCCCATGGGGACAGAGACGAACTTCACGCTCAATACGGCTCACCAACCGCTGTTGCCCTATCAGAGCAAACTGGTTCTCTTCAACGGAGTCAAAAACGACGCCGGCAAGGATCCGGCGTATGGCGGGCACCAAGGTTCGCATGCCGCGATGATCAGCGGCGTGCCGTTCGTGAATCCCCAGAGCTTCGGCACCATGCGCCCCGGTGGACCTTCGTTGGATCAACTCGTCGCCGACAAGATCGGCGGCGCCACCAAGATCAAATCCGTGCAAACCGGCGTGAACCCCAGCGGTGACGGCGGCGATCCCTTGCAGATCGTTTCTTCTTGGCGCGGCGCCACAGAGCTTTTGCCGACGATCGGAAAGCCATCCGCGCTGTTCGACTATCTGTTCATGAATGGGGCACCAGCCGGCACGCCGCAGAACACGATGGCCGCCGATAACCTGCGTAAACGCCGGCAGAGCATTCTCGACATGGTGGCCGGTCGCTTTACAACCATGAAGGCGCGCGTCGGCACCGACGACAAGGCGCGTCTGGACCAGCACATGACGTCGATCCGTGAGATCGAGAAGCAAGTGACGGCGGTGGAACCACAGGTCGCGTGCATGGTTCCCGCCCGACCCGCGGACTCCTTCAATGTCCTGGGGTCGAACCTGCCGGCGTGGAGCAAGGTGAATCTGGATATGATGGTGCTGGCGATGGCCTGCGACATCACGCGCGTCGCCAGCTTCTGTTGGATCGCGATGGGCTCCGGAGGCGAGACCTTCAGCTGGCTCGGCCACACCAACACCCATCACAATCTGGCGCACGCCAATGCCCTGAAAGAGATGACCGAGATCAACACGTGGTTCAGCACGCAGCTGGCGTACGTGATGAGCTCGCTGGATAAGTATCCCGACGCGGCCGGCGGGACGATGTTGGATAACACCCTCATCCTGTGGTGGAACGAGCTCGGAAATGGATCCGCACACCTCGCCAGCCCGGCGCCCTTCGTCCTCGCCGGCGGCGCCGGTGGGGCCATCAAGATGGGCCGCTACCTCGACTACACGGCGGCGCCCATCCAGAACGCCCAGATCCTGCTGACGGTCTACAACGTGTTGACGGGCAGCAACGCATCGGACCTGGGGAGCGCGAAATACTGTCCGGGGCCGGCGCCGCGGCTGTGA
- a CDS encoding DUF1592 domain-containing protein yields MSRSTTVAAACLSLTLACSGEIGDAAPSGQPGGIKPGGGQQSGPTVSTPLTCSDSVTDVDATPLRRLTNAEYLNTVSDLLGDISSLNLDFAVELTTENFPFLDNAAAQETPPQLASQYLSAAEKIAADTVANRLSKVLMCDPAAVGEQACAQTFISSFATKAFRRPVDADQTTALLSVWQVGRDTGGNFNSGVEAVITAVLQMPEFLYRFELSPPVAGKSLIPLDGWDMATRLSYLLWNSGPDGVLLAAAQAGKLQTPADISAQVTRMLGQPRAHEMVLRFHDQWLQLDAINSLEKDPMEFPKFSLAVAAAMQQEVRSLVDDVVFQGDGKVAGLFTAPYTFLNDALGTFYGIKGQSPTFARVDQAALGMRPASGILTAGGLLAANANRNLTSPTKRGIFVREALLCETLPPPPPNANITPPVAQPNQTRRQAMINHVTDPTCAACHVMMDQIGFGFEGFDASGAWRTIDNGQPVDASGNVIASDVAGTFNGPVELGAKLATSDEAVSCAATQWFRFAFGRDSGKTTGDTCAVTQLHDALKQGGQLALVRAIPLTAPFLYRKVPQGGL; encoded by the coding sequence ATGTCGAGATCGACAACAGTGGCGGCGGCCTGTCTCTCATTGACCCTCGCTTGCAGCGGGGAAATTGGCGACGCTGCTCCTTCCGGGCAGCCCGGCGGCATCAAACCCGGCGGCGGCCAACAGAGCGGCCCCACGGTCAGCACACCCCTGACCTGCAGCGACAGCGTCACGGATGTCGACGCCACCCCCCTGCGGCGCCTCACGAACGCGGAGTACCTGAACACGGTCTCTGATCTTCTAGGTGACATATCCAGCCTCAATCTCGACTTCGCCGTCGAGCTGACGACGGAAAATTTCCCATTTCTGGACAACGCGGCCGCGCAAGAGACGCCGCCTCAGTTGGCCAGTCAATACCTGTCCGCTGCCGAGAAGATCGCTGCCGATACCGTGGCCAATCGCCTGTCCAAGGTTCTGATGTGCGATCCCGCCGCCGTCGGCGAGCAGGCGTGCGCCCAGACCTTCATCTCGTCGTTCGCGACCAAGGCCTTCCGGCGGCCCGTCGACGCCGATCAAACGACGGCGCTGCTGTCCGTCTGGCAAGTCGGCCGTGACACCGGTGGCAACTTCAACTCGGGTGTCGAGGCGGTGATCACGGCGGTGCTACAAATGCCGGAGTTCCTGTACCGCTTCGAGCTGAGCCCACCCGTCGCAGGGAAATCGCTGATCCCGCTCGATGGTTGGGACATGGCCACCCGTCTGTCCTACCTGCTGTGGAACAGCGGTCCCGATGGTGTACTGCTCGCCGCCGCGCAAGCGGGCAAGCTGCAGACGCCGGCCGACATCTCGGCGCAGGTGACGCGCATGTTAGGCCAACCACGGGCCCACGAGATGGTTCTGCGTTTCCACGACCAGTGGCTGCAGCTGGACGCCATCAATTCGCTGGAAAAGGACCCGATGGAGTTTCCCAAGTTTTCGCTGGCCGTCGCGGCCGCCATGCAACAGGAAGTTCGCTCGCTGGTCGACGACGTCGTCTTTCAAGGTGATGGCAAGGTCGCCGGGCTGTTCACGGCGCCCTACACGTTCCTGAACGACGCGCTCGGCACGTTCTACGGCATCAAAGGCCAGAGCCCGACTTTCGCGCGCGTGGATCAGGCCGCACTGGGAATGCGTCCCGCGTCCGGTATCCTGACCGCGGGCGGCTTGCTGGCCGCCAACGCCAATCGTAATCTCACATCGCCCACCAAGCGGGGCATCTTCGTGCGCGAAGCGCTGCTGTGCGAGACGCTCCCGCCGCCGCCGCCCAACGCCAACATCACGCCGCCGGTGGCGCAACCCAATCAAACGCGGCGCCAAGCGATGATCAACCACGTGACGGACCCGACGTGCGCCGCCTGTCACGTGATGATGGATCAGATCGGGTTTGGCTTCGAAGGCTTCGACGCGTCCGGCGCGTGGCGGACCATCGACAATGGGCAGCCCGTCGACGCCTCGGGGAATGTCATCGCCTCTGACGTCGCCGGCACTTTCAACGGTCCGGTCGAGCTGGGCGCCAAGCTGGCCACCAGCGACGAAGCCGTGTCGTGCGCCGCCACCCAGTGGTTCCGCTTCGCCTTCGGCCGCGACTCTGGAAAAACCACCGGTGATACGTGCGCAGTGACCCAGCTGCACGATGCCCTGAAACAGGGAGGCCAGCTGGCGTTGGTGCGCGCCATTCCGCTGACGGCGCCGTTCTTGTATCGCAAGGTTCCCCAAGGAGGACTGTGA